The Rhodospirillaceae bacterium nucleotide sequence GCGAGTTCACGGTGGAAGGCGTCGAATTCGTGCAACTGAACGCTCAACGGATCGGACTTCCTCACTGTTGCGCCGCCGAAATGGGCCATCTGCAGCGGCAGGATAGACTAGCGCCCGGTGATTAAATAAGTGGTTAAGACAGTCTTTATGCCCGCTTTAGGCGCGAAAAATTCGTTAACAGCCTGTTCTTGCAGGACTTTAGGCTGAAATTCCTGACTGACAATCCTTCACTACTTCTTCAAAGTTAACGCCAAGCGCTTTACATAAGCTGTAATTGATGGTTAAGATTCACACATCAATCGGCTGCGGTCGAGAACCGAATGAGGTCCTTGCCATGCGCGTGCTAGTCGTCGAAGACGATTCCAACACCGCCCAAAGCATCGAGCTGATGCTGAAAGCCGAGGGCTATATTGTCGACACCACCAATCTCGGCGAAGACGGATTGGAAATCGGCAAGCTCTACGATTATGACATCATCATCCTGGATCTGATGTTGCCGGATATCGACGGCTATGAAGTGCTGCGCCGCCTGCGCGCCGCGCGCATCAACACACCCATCCTGATTCTCTCCGGGCTCTCCGAGCTCGACAGCAAGATCAAGGGTTTGGGCTTTGGTGCTGATGATTACCTGACGAAACCCTTCGACCGCCGCGAACTGATCGCGAGACTTCAGGCGATCGTGCGCCGCTCCAAGGGCCATTCGGATTCGATCATCAAGACCGGCCGCCTCACCGTCAATCTCGACACCCGCACCGTCGAGGTCGAGAGCCAGCCGCTGCATCTCACCGGCAAGGAATACGGCATCCTTGAGCTGCTGTCCTTGCGCAAGGGCACGACCCTCACCAAGGAAATGTTTCTCAACCACCTCTATGGTGGCATGGACGAGCCGGAACTGAAGATCATCGACGTCTTCGTCTGCAAGCTCCGGAAGAAGCTCAGCACGGCAACCGGCGGCGACAATTACATCGAGACCGTGTGGGGCCGTGGCTATGTGCTGCGCGACCCGGAAGACAGCACCCTCCCCGCGAAGACCGCCGAGCGCGTAAAACTTCCTCAACATCCCTGTTCTGGAAATGCCCGGGTCGATCCCGGGCATTTTCTTTTGGGTGCATCATGTCTTGCTGGGATGGCGGTCTCCCCTCGCCTTCAGGGGGGAGGTCGAGCTCAATCTACGCCACTGGGGCTATCGCCGGAAAATAGTCGGCGCTTCACGCAACAAAATGAAGGGGAAGCTGACTACCGCGGCGCCGCGGTGCTGCACCCCGGGTGCCGAACGCGGTCGGCGCCTTGATGCCGCCGGTCAGGCCATAGATGCCGCGCTGGCCGGCGAGCAGCTGGAACTTGTCGGAAATTCCGAGCACGGTTTCCGCGCCGCCCAGGAACAGATAGCCGTCTTCCGGCATCTGCTTGGCGATGCCCGCCAGCACCTTGGTCTTGGTCGGCTGGTCGAAATAGATGAGCACGTTGCGGCAGAACACGATATCGAACTTGCCCAGCGGAGACGGATCGTTGAGCAGGTTCCATTCGCGGAACTGCACCTTGGAGCGGATCGCATCGGAGATTTTCCAGCGATCGCCCGTCTGCTGGATATACTTCACCAGCAGGGGGATGGGGAGGCCGCGCTGCACCTCGAACTGCGAATAGAGACCGTCCTTGGCGCGTTGCAGAATTTCGCCTGAAAGATCCGTGCCAACGATCTCGATCTTCCAGCCGGCAAGCTGCGCCCCCATTTCCGAAAGGATCATCGCCAGCGAATAGCCTTCCTGCCCCGACGAGCAGGCGGCCGACCAGATGCGGATCGATTTCGACGAAGCGCGCGCCTTGATCAGCGCCGGCAGGCAGATCTGCTTGAACTGATCGAACGGCTTGGTGTCGCGGAAGAAGAAGGATTCATTCGTGGTCATCGCCTCGACCACGTCGCGGATGACCGCTTCATCATTCTTGGTCCGGATGAGGCGCACGAGATCGTCGAAGGTGGCGAGCTTCCACTTGCGCGCGACCGGCAGCAACCGGCTTTCCAGCAGATAGGCCTTGTCGTTCGTCAGCAGAAGGCCGGACCTGGTTTTCAGGATCTGGCAAATAAAGTCGAAGTCCGTGATCGTCATCGACGTTTGCCTCATGCCACGCTGCGGGTGATAGCCTTTTTGACGAACGGACCGATATCCGCGAGCGGCAGAACCGCGGAACACAGGCCGGCTGTCGCCACGGCACCGGGCATGCCCCAGACTACGGAACTTGGTTCGTCCTGAGCAATCACCGTTCCCCCGACATTGGTTAGCTCCGTCGCCCCCTTCATTCCATCCTGCCCCATTCCCGTAAGCATGACAAACAAAGTCTTGTTGCCATAAACCTTTGCAATGGAACGCAGCATCGGATCAACCGCGGGGCGGCAGAAATTTTCAGGCGGATTCTTGTTGAGGCGCACGACGCGCTGCGTCGCATTGCCTTCGACGATCATATGGAAATCGCCGGGCGCCACATAGATGCGGCCAGGGACCACCGGTTCCCCGTCCTTGGCTTCGGCCGACGGCATGCCTGCCGCCTGACCGATATGTTCGGCGAGGATGGTGGTGAAGGTGGCCGGCATATGCTGGGTCACGAAGACCGGCAGGTGCGTGATCTTGCCGATGGCCTGGAACACCTTGAACAGCGCCTGCGGTCCACCGGTCGAAGAACCGATCGCCAGGCAATCCGGCCGCAGCAAAGGTGGCATGTCGCGCAACTTGATCGGCTGGCCGCCGTAAAGACGCTTTGGCGCGGTCGGCGTCGCGCTGCCGGGCTCGGCGGTGGCCGAGGGAGCCGCGATGCCGCGCTTGCGGCGTCCTGCCTGGGCCCAGGATTTTACCTTTTCGACCAGGTCCGCCTTGAAATCCGTGGCGGCGGAAATGGCGCCCGTCGTGGTCGGCTTAGGCACATAGTCGGATGCGCCAAGCGACATCGCCTTCATCGAGACCGAGGCACCCTTCAATGTCAGGGTCGATGCCATGATGACGGCAACGCCGGGCTTCGTCTGCAGCAGGCGCGGCAGTGCCGTGATGCCGTCCATCACCGGCATTTCGATATCGAGCACAATCACTTCGATGTCGTTATCTGGGCGGCCCAGCGCATCGATCGCCAATTGTCCATTGCCGACGGTCGTCACTACCTTGATGGTCGGATCGGATTCGAGGGCGCGGGTGAGCAGGCCGCGAATGACAGCGGAATCGTCAACCACCATCACACGGTAAGGCCCTGCCTTGCCGCCACTGGCGCTCACCGCTGCTGCCTTGAAGGGTGTCATGCCGCGAACCTACCCCAGCCTGCCGTCACAGCGCGCCCACAGTCACCGCACGCAGGGCGATCACAGCAAGCCGACCTGGGAGAACTTGGATTCGATGATCTCACTGTCAAAAGGCTTCATGATGTATTCGTTGGCGCCGGCCGTGATCGCTTCCTGGATGTGCTGGATGTCGTTCTCGGTTGTGCAGAAGACGACGATCGGCGTCTGGCCGCCATCCATCTTGCGCAGCTGGCGCAAGAAGTCGATGCCGCTCATGACTGGCATGTTCCAGTCTAGCAGAATGGCGTCCGGCATAGCCTTGGCGCATTCTTCCATGGCCAGCTTGCCGTTCTCCGCTTCGACGATCTGAAAATTCAGGCCCTCGAGGATCTTTCGGGCCACCATGCGGACGACTTTCGAATCGTCAACGACCAGGCAAGACTTCATTCAGAAACTCCGTTCGTCGAACGTATGCACTTGCGACCAAGAAAATCCTGTTGGCGTGGGGATGGCAGTACAAACTGTCACTGCGGCCCCGAACCATCTCTCTATCAATAGTCAGCCTGGGCCGGGTCCGTCAATTGCCGTACCTGGTTTTTTAGCCGAATTCCTTCTACAGAAAGAGATTCTACCCCCGCCTAAACCACCGCGCCCAAATCGCCTGACCGCGTCACCCATCTGACGCTCCCCAAACCGACCCCTGGGAAGCGTCCAGGAAACAACCCAACGTCCCGGGCGGCAAACCCTGCCACCCGACCTTTACTGTCGATCAGGCAACCCAGACCGATTGCCGAAATCAAGCAGCGATCCGACGCTGAGAACCACCAGCAAGGAACCGTTGAGACGATAGATACCGTCCGAGAACTCCCGCAGGCGCGGGCTGAGCGTTGGCGGGTTGCGCTGATAGTCGCGCGAATTCAGGCTCAGCACTTCGCCGACGCTGTCGACCAGCAGGCTGTAAAGCTCGTTTTCGTGTTCGACCACGACCGACATTGCCGCTTTGCCGCCTTCACGTGTCGCAAGGCCAAGGCGCGGGCGGACGTCGATCGCCGTCACGATACGGCCACGCAGATTGAGACTGCCGGCAACTTCCGGCGGTGCCAGCGGCACGCGGGCAATATTCTGCGGCCCCAGGACGTCCTGCACCGTCAGCACCGGAATGCCGAACATCTGGTCGCCGATCGACATGGTGACGTAATCGCGCTGCTCGCCGCTGTTGGTGCTGGAGCTGCTTGTCGCGCCGACATCGATGTCGGCGCCGTTCTTCATACCGCTCATGCGGCACCTCGCACTTCGGAAAGGGCTTCGTTGATCGTGTGGACCAGGCCTTCGCGGTCGTATTTGGCGACGTAATCGTCAAACCCGACATGACGGCCCTTGGCCAGTTCCTTGGGGCTCGCATGGGACGACAAGGCGATCATCGGCGTTGTCGTCCAGCGGCCGCTCTTCTTGACCGCTTCGCAGAAGGCAAAACCGTCCATCCCCGGCATTTCGATATCGGAGATGATGAGATCGAACTCTTCGCCCGCTTCCGCAAGTTCCAGTGCCTTGTCGCCGCTGTCGACCGCGGTAACAGAGAAACCGGCCGCCGTCAGCTGCGGCGCAAGCAAGTTACGGAAGAAGGCACTGTCATCGACCATCAGCACGCGCTTCACGGCAGCGCCCGTTGCATCGGCGCGGCGCGAACCAATCCGCAAAGGCCTGGGCAAGGAAGAAGCCCGTGTCGATGATATCGGTCGCCTGCCCCGCGATGATGGCGCTGCCGATGCGGCCCGGCGTGTCGGCCGTGAGGTCGACATTGAGCTTGGCTTCGACGATGTCGACGATCTCGTCGACCATCAGGCCCATCGAATGTTCGCGGTCCGAGAACACCAGCACGGGTTGGCGGCCTTCGGTCGCGGTGAGGTCGGGATAACCCTCAAGCGGCACCAGCGGCATCAACTGGCCGCGATACTGCACGACCAGGCGATCGTTGGAACGTTCGATGGAACCGCGTTCGATCTCCTCGAGGCGCGCCACCAGTGCCAGCGGCACGGCCTTCGGCGCACCCTGGCCGGCACGGAACAGCAGCAGCGGCACGGCCTCGTCGCCATGGGCGCGGCTCCTGATCGCCTGCTTCTCGGCGGCATCCGCATCGCCCATGCTGATCTGGCCCGACGTGGCGGCAATGCCATTGGGGTCGAGGATCATGATGACCGAACCGTCGCCAAGGATGGTGTTGCCCGAGAAGACCTCGATATGGCGCAGGATCGGCGCCACCGGCTTCACCACGATTTCTTCCGTGTCGAACACGCGGTCGACCATGATGCCGAACTGATAGGTACCGACCTGCGTCACGACGATGAAGGTATCGTCGCTGCTGCGGTCGGTCTTGGCTTCCAGCTTCAGCTTCTCGCGCAAGCTAACGAGCGGCAACAGCTTGTTCCGCAGGCGCAGGACCGGCGTGTCGTTGATGCGCTCGACCTTCAGCTCGCCGGTCGGGCTGGCGCGAACCAGTTCGACGACGCTGATCTGCGGAATGGCGAAACGCTCCTCGGCGCATTCGACCACCAGCGCCGAAACGATAGCGAGAGTGAGCGGGATCTTGATCGAGAAGCTGGTGCCCTTGCCTTCGACCGAGCGGAGCTCGATGGTGCCGCCGATCTTTTCGATGTTGGTGCGCACCACGTCCATGCCGACGCCGCGACCCGAGACCGAGGTCACCTTGGCGGCGGTCGAGAAACCGGCCTTGAAGATGTATTGCTGGATCTGCTGATCCGACATGTTCTCCAGTTCAGCCTCGGAAGCGAGGTTGTTCTGGATGATTTTCGCCTTGATCTTGTCGAGGGCGAGACCCTTACCGTCATCGTTGACTTCGATGATGATATGGCCGCCTTCGTGATAGGCGTTGAGGGTGATCTTGCCGGTTTCCGCTTTGCCGGCGCGGCGGCGTTCCTCGGGGATTTCGATCGCATGATCGGCCGAGTTGCGCACCATGTGGGTGAGCGGATCCTTGATCATCTCAAGGACCTGGCGATCAAGCTCGGTATCCTGACCGATCATGATCAGATCGATCTTCTTCTTCAGTTCGTGGCTGAGGTCGCGAATGATACGCGGCAGCTTGGCCCAAGCATTGCCGATGGGCTGCATGCGCGTCTTCATGACGCCTTCCTGCAGTTCCGAGGTCACGTGGTTGAGGCGCTGCAAGGGGGCGGCGAACTCGCTGTCCTTGTGCTTCCTGAGGATCTGCAGCACCTGGTTCCGGGTCAGCACCAGTTCGCTGACCATGGTCATCAAGTTTTCAAGCAGCTCGACATTGACGCGGATGCTCTGGTTGGCAATGGCCGATTCCTTGGCCTCGCCGTCGACCGGGGCTTCCTTCTTCACGGCCGCGGCCTTGGCGGGCTTCGGCGCTGGTGCGGGCGCAGCTTCTTCGGCCGCGGGCGCGGCGGTGGCAGTGCTGCCGGTTGCTTCCTCGCGGCCGGCATAGATCATTCCCATGACCATCGCGGCGATCTGCTGCGGCACTTCAAGCGTGTTGAGTGCTGCCTGCAGGTGGCCGCAGAAGGCGTCGAACTGGGTGTCCGACAAGGCGCGGCCGGCGAGCGGGTTGGGTGTGTTGGAATCCGGACCACCGCACAGCTTGGCGAGATACTCGCGCATATGCCCTTGCAGGTGATCGATGCTTTCTCCTTCGAAGATGCTCTTGACCCGGAGATCGCCGACGATGCGCATGAACATGACTTCGACCACGGCATCGACCGTGCCCATGCCGATCTGTTCATAGATCGTGGCGCCGGACTTGGCCGGGGCAGCGGCTGGCGCGCTCGCGGCGGCTGCCGGTGCGGCTGCAGGAGCCGGGGCGGCAGCAGCGGGTGCCGCGGCCTTGCCGCCTTCTGCAAAAGCATTAAGGCTTTTGATGAGGACCGAATCGTCGCCCTCGGGTTCCGTGCCGGTCGCCTCAAGATCGCCCATGATGGTGCGGATGCGATCGAGGCAGGCCAGGATCAGGGTGACGGCTTCGGAATCGACAACCAGTTCACCGTCGCGCACCTTGCCGAGCACGTTTTCGCCGGCATGGGCGACTGATTCCAGTCGCGGCAGGCCGAGGAAGCCGCAGGTGCCCTTCACCGTGTGCACCAGTCGGAAGATGTTCGACAACAAATCGATGTCGTTGGGATTTTGTTCGAGCTTCACGAGCTCGACATCGAGTACGGCGAGGTTCTCGTTGGTTTCGGTCAGAAACTCGCTTAACAGATCGTCCATGGCGCCTGCCCCACTCCGTTTGCCAATATGGCCAGCGAATCTTCAGCCGGTCGGCCGATTTCGCGAAGCTAATCCTTGGCCAAAAGGATTAATATTGCGTGAAGCTGGCGCCGCTTCTCCAAGATCCTGTTTTATTTACGCAATCCAGGTCTGTGGGCGATCTTCGACCAGGCGTCAGGCATGGGCGCTGGCCAGAAATTCCAGGCGTCCGGGGCCGCTCTGGCCAAGCTCGATCTTCATCCCGGATACGCGCGGCCAGCAGGCCGGTGAGGTAGGCCAGCACATTGCGCGCATCGAGGGTCGCTGTGCTGGCATTGGCGGCGAGCAGTGGCTTGTAATCCTCCGCCAGCACAATCTGCTGGCCCTCGGCGATCAGGCGGAAGCCGGCGCCCGGGCCTTCGCCATCGACCACCAGCAGCAAATCGCCACCCCGTGCCAGGGTCTCCGACATCAGGATGACGCTGACCAGCAGCAGTTTGGGAAAACCGGTCGGCAGGTCGCTCGGCGACATCGCCGGGACACCTGCCAGGATCACCCGCCCGCCTTCCAGGAAATCGCGCGCCAGCTTGATCGCCTCGCCGAAACCGAAGCTCGCCTGGTTGCCGGCATTGCCCAGCGCGCAACGATAGGCCTGCAGCAGGATGCTGGCGCGCCGCGCGGATCGGGCGGCAAGTGCCCGGGCTTCCGCCACCAGCTCCGGATCCTGCTCATCCTCCAGCAATTCGAGGCCGTTATTGACCGCCCCGATCGGGCTGATGAGATCGTGGCAGAAGCGCGACACCGTGAGTTCAAGAATGGCGAGGTCTATTTTCATGTGCCTGATCCGTATAGGCTCTGAGGATGAGCGAATCTCTGATACCCGCCACTCTCGCCCCTGGCGGCTTCGTGCGCAACCCGAACCAGCCGGATTGGGGCCTGGGTCGCATCCAGACTGTGCTGGGCAGCCGCGTCACCGTCAATTTTGAGCATCTCGGCAAGGTCGTCCTCGACCTCGCCACCGTGACCCTGGTCGAAGCTGAGCCTGAGAATAATCTTTAGTCATCCGGTCGGGATTGGCGCAGGCGCTTGACGCCGCCGCGCTTGGCCTTGCTCTCCATCCGCTTCTGCTGTGACGCCTTGGTCGGCTTCGT carries:
- a CDS encoding DUF3553 domain-containing protein; translation: MSESLIPATLAPGGFVRNPNQPDWGLGRIQTVLGSRVTVNFEHLGKVVLDLATVTLVEAEPENNL
- a CDS encoding chemotaxis protein CheW, whose translation is MKNGADIDVGATSSSSTNSGEQRDYVTMSIGDQMFGIPVLTVQDVLGPQNIARVPLAPPEVAGSLNLRGRIVTAIDVRPRLGLATREGGKAAMSVVVEHENELYSLLVDSVGEVLSLNSRDYQRNPPTLSPRLREFSDGIYRLNGSLLVVLSVGSLLDFGNRSGLPDRQ
- a CDS encoding protein-glutamate O-methyltransferase: MTITDFDFICQILKTRSGLLLTNDKAYLLESRLLPVARKWKLATFDDLVRLIRTKNDEAVIRDVVEAMTTNESFFFRDTKPFDQFKQICLPALIKARASSKSIRIWSAACSSGQEGYSLAMILSEMGAQLAGWKIEIVGTDLSGEILQRAKDGLYSQFEVQRGLPIPLLVKYIQQTGDRWKISDAIRSKVQFREWNLLNDPSPLGKFDIVFCRNVLIYFDQPTKTKVLAGIAKQMPEDGYLFLGGAETVLGISDKFQLLAGQRGIYGLTGGIKAPTAFGTRGAAPRRRGSQLPLHFVA
- a CDS encoding histidine phosphotransferase, which codes for MKIDLAILELTVSRFCHDLISPIGAVNNGLELLEDEQDPELVAEARALAARSARRASILLQAYRCALGNAGNQASFGFGEAIKLARDFLEGGRVILAGVPAMSPSDLPTGFPKLLLVSVILMSETLARGGDLLLVVDGEGPGAGFRLIAEGQQIVLAEDYKPLLAANASTATLDARNVLAYLTGLLAARIRDEDRAWPERPRTPGISGQRPCLTPGRRSPTDLDCVNKTGSWRSGASFTQY
- a CDS encoding chemotaxis response regulator protein-glutamate methylesterase; the encoded protein is MTPFKAAAVSASGGKAGPYRVMVVDDSAVIRGLLTRALESDPTIKVVTTVGNGQLAIDALGRPDNDIEVIVLDIEMPVMDGITALPRLLQTKPGVAVIMASTLTLKGASVSMKAMSLGASDYVPKPTTTGAISAATDFKADLVEKVKSWAQAGRRKRGIAAPSATAEPGSATPTAPKRLYGGQPIKLRDMPPLLRPDCLAIGSSTGGPQALFKVFQAIGKITHLPVFVTQHMPATFTTILAEHIGQAAGMPSAEAKDGEPVVPGRIYVAPGDFHMIVEGNATQRVVRLNKNPPENFCRPAVDPMLRSIAKVYGNKTLFVMLTGMGQDGMKGATELTNVGGTVIAQDEPSSVVWGMPGAVATAGLCSAVLPLADIGPFVKKAITRSVA
- a CDS encoding response regulator produces the protein MKSCLVVDDSKVVRMVARKILEGLNFQIVEAENGKLAMEECAKAMPDAILLDWNMPVMSGIDFLRQLRKMDGGQTPIVVFCTTENDIQHIQEAITAGANEYIMKPFDSEIIESKFSQVGLL